A single Algiphilus sp. DNA region contains:
- a CDS encoding sulfatase-like hydrolase/transferase: MPNNLVYIVMDSCRFDSWQRARTPSMDRLGEGARRYSYASWTSPSHYTYLMGMIPHTSPRGVFASEVYKNDFALWVDRLGIDGLSFKSFVPQLSLPHVLQEQGYRTVARVSLPVLNPQSHLNRHFDDYKLMDDHNDFAGMVEGMAFDEDEPSFYFCNLGETHYPYMLDGDSLPHISGVHGVFKRMDDELGAQADDRFFDETQMHDLHAQQVKTVEHVDGVLDALISKAPVNTHFIVTADHGECFGEGGYFGHGPINHEKVMEVPFLEGKKR; the protein is encoded by the coding sequence ATCCCGAATAATCTCGTATACATCGTCATGGACAGCTGCCGTTTCGACAGCTGGCAGCGTGCAAGGACGCCGAGCATGGACCGGCTCGGCGAGGGGGCGCGGCGCTATTCGTATGCGTCGTGGACCTCACCTTCGCACTACACCTATCTGATGGGCATGATCCCGCACACGTCGCCGCGCGGTGTGTTCGCGTCCGAGGTCTACAAGAACGACTTCGCGCTGTGGGTCGATCGCCTGGGTATCGACGGTCTGTCCTTCAAGAGCTTCGTCCCGCAGCTGTCGCTGCCGCATGTGCTGCAGGAGCAGGGCTACCGGACGGTTGCCCGGGTGTCGCTGCCGGTGCTGAACCCGCAGTCGCACCTCAACCGGCACTTCGACGACTACAAGCTGATGGACGACCACAACGACTTCGCCGGCATGGTCGAGGGCATGGCCTTCGATGAGGACGAGCCGTCGTTCTACTTCTGCAATCTCGGGGAGACGCACTATCCCTACATGCTCGACGGCGACAGCCTGCCGCACATCTCGGGCGTGCACGGGGTGTTCAAGCGCATGGATGACGAGCTCGGCGCACAGGCCGACGACCGCTTCTTCGACGAGACGCAGATGCACGATCTGCACGCACAGCAGGTGAAGACGGTCGAGCACGTCGACGGTGTGCTCGATGCGCTGATCAGCAAGGCGCCGGTCAACACGCATTTCATCGTCACCGCCGATCACGGCGAGTGCTTCGGCGAGGGCGGTTATTTCGGGCACGGCCCGATCAATCACGAGAAGGTCATGGAAGTGCCCTTCCTAGAGGGCAAGAAGCGCTAG
- a CDS encoding YiiD C-terminal domain-containing protein, whose product MREQLQVGLQQAVARAGDWGVPVADIERAVDEKVQPLLLKHFSRLVIPFVRRSGVRVVALEPGRVVCRMPLRGNVNHIGTMYAGALFTLAEFPGGPLMLATFGMRRFIPIVTELDLRFERAAKTDVTVELALDPAEAQRIEAETLAEGRADFELRGALTDARGEAVAHSRATYQMRPRRR is encoded by the coding sequence ATGCGGGAACAACTGCAGGTGGGGCTGCAGCAGGCGGTGGCGCGCGCCGGTGACTGGGGTGTGCCGGTTGCGGATATCGAGCGGGCGGTCGACGAGAAGGTGCAGCCGCTGCTGCTCAAGCATTTCTCCCGCCTGGTGATCCCGTTCGTGCGGCGCAGCGGGGTCCGGGTTGTCGCGCTGGAGCCGGGTCGGGTCGTCTGCCGCATGCCGCTGCGCGGCAACGTCAATCACATCGGCACCATGTATGCAGGGGCACTGTTCACGCTTGCGGAGTTTCCCGGCGGCCCGCTGATGCTGGCTACCTTCGGCATGCGCCGCTTCATTCCCATTGTCACGGAGCTCGATCTCCGCTTCGAGCGGGCGGCGAAGACCGATGTCACGGTCGAGCTTGCCCTGGATCCGGCCGAGGCGCAGCGCATCGAGGCCGAGACCCTCGCCGAGGGGCGCGCCGACTTCGAGTTGCGGGGAGCGCTGACCGACGCCCGCGGCGAGGCGGTGGCACACAGCCGCGCCACCTATCAGATGCGCCCCCGCAGGCGCTGA
- the acnD gene encoding Fe/S-dependent 2-methylisocitrate dehydratase AcnD, translated as MNTEYRKALPGTDLDYFDARAAVDAIKPGAYDTLPYTSRVLAENLVRRCDPAMLTDALKQLIERRRDLDFPWFPARVVCHDILGQTALVDLAGLRDAIAERGGDPAKVNPVVPTQLIVDHSLAVEHAGFEEDAFEKNRAVEDRRNEDRFHFIDWTKQAFENVDVVPPGNGIMHQINLERMSPVVHAVDGVAYPDTLVGTDSHTPHVDALGVIAVGVGGLEAESVMLGRASYMRLPDIIGVELTGKPAPGMTSTDIVLALTEFLRNEKVVSAYLEFFGEGASALSLGDRATISNMTPEYGATAAMFYIDEQTIDYLKLTGRTPEQVDLVERYARHTGLWADDLTSAEYERVLRFDLSSVTRNLAGPSRPHARVSTADLAKAGISGKVELPEDGSMPDGAVIIAAITSCTNTSNPRNVIAAGLLARNANQRGLTRKPWVKSSFAPGSKAVKLYMEECGLQDELNRLGFGIVAFACTTCNGMSGALDPDIQQEIIDRDLYSVAVLSGNRNFDGRIHPYAKQAFLASPPLVVAYAIAGTTRFDIEKDVLGHDADGNPVTLKDIWPSDDEIDAMVKSAVKPEHFRTVYEPMFNFKIVDGDKISPLYDWRPQSTYIRRPPYWEGELATAPSLKGMRALAVLGDNITTDHLSPSNAILPDSAAGEYLAKMGLPEEDFNSYATHRGDHLTAQRATLANPKLINEMAVVDGEVKQGSLTRLEPDGKVMRMWEAIEAYQERKQPLIVIAGADYGQGSSRDWAAKGVRLAGVEAIVAEGFERIHRTNLIGMGVMPLQFQEGTTRKTLGIDGSETFDVSGTPAPRATLTLHIHRKNGEALEVPVTCRLDTQEEVHIYEAGGVLQRFAQDFLESEQAA; from the coding sequence ATGAACACCGAATACCGCAAGGCACTGCCCGGCACCGATCTGGATTACTTCGACGCGCGCGCCGCCGTCGACGCCATCAAGCCGGGCGCGTACGACACCCTCCCCTACACCTCGCGCGTGCTGGCGGAGAATCTCGTGCGGCGCTGCGATCCGGCCATGCTGACCGACGCGCTGAAGCAGCTCATCGAGCGCCGGCGCGATCTCGACTTCCCCTGGTTTCCGGCGCGCGTGGTCTGTCACGACATCCTCGGCCAGACGGCGCTGGTCGACCTCGCCGGCCTGCGCGACGCCATCGCGGAGCGCGGCGGCGATCCGGCCAAGGTGAACCCGGTGGTGCCGACCCAGCTGATCGTCGACCACTCGCTGGCCGTGGAGCACGCCGGCTTCGAGGAGGACGCCTTCGAGAAGAACCGCGCCGTCGAAGACCGCCGCAACGAGGACCGCTTCCACTTCATCGACTGGACGAAGCAGGCCTTCGAGAACGTCGACGTGGTGCCGCCGGGCAACGGCATCATGCACCAGATCAACCTGGAGCGGATGTCGCCCGTCGTGCACGCAGTGGACGGCGTGGCCTACCCCGACACGCTGGTCGGCACCGACAGCCACACCCCGCACGTGGACGCCCTCGGCGTCATCGCCGTGGGCGTCGGCGGCCTGGAGGCCGAGAGCGTGATGCTGGGGCGCGCGTCCTACATGCGCCTGCCGGACATCATCGGGGTCGAGCTCACCGGCAAGCCGGCTCCCGGCATGACGAGCACCGACATCGTACTGGCCCTGACCGAGTTCCTGCGCAACGAGAAGGTCGTGTCGGCCTATCTGGAGTTCTTCGGCGAGGGCGCCTCGGCCCTGTCGCTGGGCGACCGCGCCACCATCTCCAACATGACGCCGGAATACGGCGCCACCGCTGCGATGTTCTACATCGACGAGCAGACCATCGACTATCTCAAGCTGACCGGTCGCACCCCGGAACAGGTCGATCTGGTCGAGCGCTATGCCAGACACACCGGCCTGTGGGCCGATGACCTGACCAGCGCCGAGTACGAGCGCGTGCTGCGCTTCGACCTGTCCAGCGTCACGCGCAACCTCGCCGGCCCGTCGCGGCCGCATGCGCGCGTGTCGACCGCGGACCTGGCCAAGGCCGGCATCTCCGGCAAGGTCGAGCTGCCCGAGGACGGCAGCATGCCGGACGGCGCCGTCATCATCGCCGCCATCACCAGCTGCACCAATACCTCCAACCCGCGCAACGTCATCGCCGCCGGCCTGCTGGCCCGCAACGCCAACCAGCGCGGGCTCACCCGCAAGCCCTGGGTGAAGAGCTCCTTCGCGCCGGGCTCCAAGGCGGTGAAGCTGTACATGGAGGAGTGCGGCCTGCAGGACGAGCTGAACCGGCTCGGCTTCGGCATCGTCGCCTTCGCCTGCACCACCTGCAACGGCATGAGCGGCGCGCTGGACCCCGACATCCAGCAGGAGATCATCGACCGCGATCTGTATTCGGTGGCCGTGCTCTCCGGCAACCGCAACTTCGACGGCCGCATCCATCCCTATGCCAAGCAGGCCTTCCTGGCCTCGCCGCCGCTGGTAGTGGCCTACGCCATCGCCGGCACCACGCGCTTCGACATCGAGAAGGACGTGCTCGGCCATGACGCCGACGGCAATCCGGTCACGCTGAAGGACATCTGGCCGAGCGACGACGAGATCGACGCCATGGTGAAGAGCGCGGTGAAGCCGGAACACTTCCGCACGGTCTACGAGCCGATGTTCAACTTCAAGATCGTCGACGGCGACAAGATCAGCCCGCTCTACGACTGGCGTCCGCAGAGCACCTACATCCGCCGCCCGCCCTACTGGGAGGGCGAGCTGGCCACCGCGCCCTCGCTCAAGGGCATGCGTGCGCTGGCCGTGCTGGGCGACAACATCACCACCGATCACCTGTCGCCGTCCAACGCCATCCTTCCGGACAGCGCCGCCGGCGAGTACCTGGCGAAGATGGGCCTGCCGGAGGAGGACTTCAACTCCTACGCCACGCACCGCGGCGACCACCTCACCGCCCAGCGCGCCACGCTCGCCAATCCCAAGCTGATCAACGAGATGGCAGTGGTCGACGGCGAGGTCAAGCAGGGCTCGCTGACGCGGCTCGAGCCGGACGGCAAGGTCATGCGCATGTGGGAGGCCATCGAGGCCTACCAGGAGCGCAAGCAGCCGCTCATCGTCATCGCCGGCGCCGACTACGGCCAGGGCTCCTCGCGCGACTGGGCCGCCAAGGGCGTGCGCCTGGCCGGCGTCGAGGCCATCGTCGCCGAGGGCTTCGAGCGCATCCACCGCACCAACCTCATCGGCATGGGCGTGATGCCGCTGCAGTTCCAGGAAGGCACCACGCGCAAGACGCTGGGCATCGACGGCAGCGAGACCTTCGATGTATCCGGTACCCCCGCACCGCGCGCGACGCTGACGCTGCACATTCACCGCAAGAATGGCGAGGCGCTGGAAGTGCCGGTGACGTGCCGTCTGGACACCCAGGAGGAAGTGCACATCTACGAGGCCGGCGGCGTGCTGCAGCGCTTCGCGCAGGACTTCCTCGAATCCGAACAGGCCGCCTGA
- the prpF gene encoding 2-methylaconitate cis-trans isomerase PrpF — protein sequence MPHAPQIRVPATYMRGGTSKGVFFRLQDLPEAAQVPGEARDKLLLRVIGSPDPYAKQIDGMGGATSSTSKTVILSKSNSPDHDVDYLFGQVSIDKAFVDWSGNCGNLTAAVGAFAINNGLIDAARIPDDGHCTVRIWQANIAKTIVAHIPITDGAVQETGDFELDGVTFPAAEVAIEFMDPADGEGAMFPTGNVIDDLEVPGVGTLRATMINAGIPTVFVDADAIGYTGTELQPAINENAEQLAMFETIRAHAAVRMGLIDKVEEAANRQHTPKVAFVAPPAGYTASSGKQIAAGDIDLNVRALSMGKLHHAMMGTAAVAIGTAAAVPGTTVNLAAGGGERTSVHFGHPSGTLRVGAEAKQIDGQWSATKAIMSRSARVLMEGWVRVPGDTF from the coding sequence ATGCCGCACGCACCGCAGATCCGCGTTCCCGCCACCTACATGCGCGGTGGCACCAGCAAGGGCGTGTTCTTCCGGCTGCAGGACCTGCCCGAAGCCGCGCAGGTGCCCGGGGAGGCGCGCGACAAGCTGCTGCTGCGCGTCATCGGCAGCCCGGACCCCTACGCCAAGCAGATCGACGGCATGGGCGGGGCGACCTCGTCGACGTCGAAGACCGTCATCCTGTCGAAGAGCAACAGTCCGGATCACGATGTCGATTACCTGTTCGGCCAGGTCTCCATCGACAAGGCCTTCGTCGACTGGAGTGGCAACTGCGGCAACCTGACCGCGGCGGTGGGTGCCTTCGCCATCAACAACGGGCTCATCGACGCCGCGCGCATCCCCGACGACGGGCACTGCACGGTGCGCATCTGGCAGGCGAACATCGCCAAGACCATCGTCGCGCACATTCCGATCACCGATGGCGCCGTGCAGGAAACCGGGGACTTCGAACTCGACGGCGTGACCTTCCCCGCCGCCGAGGTCGCCATCGAGTTCATGGACCCGGCCGACGGCGAAGGCGCCATGTTCCCCACCGGCAACGTCATCGACGATCTGGAGGTGCCGGGCGTCGGCACGCTGCGCGCCACCATGATCAACGCCGGCATCCCAACGGTGTTCGTGGACGCCGACGCCATCGGCTATACCGGCACCGAGCTGCAGCCGGCAATCAACGAGAACGCCGAGCAGCTGGCGATGTTCGAGACCATCCGCGCCCACGCCGCGGTGCGCATGGGGCTGATCGACAAGGTCGAGGAAGCAGCCAACCGCCAGCACACGCCGAAGGTCGCCTTCGTCGCGCCGCCGGCCGGCTACACGGCCTCCAGCGGCAAGCAGATCGCGGCCGGTGACATCGATCTCAACGTGCGCGCGCTGTCCATGGGCAAGCTGCACCACGCCATGATGGGCACCGCCGCCGTGGCCATCGGCACGGCCGCCGCGGTTCCGGGGACCACGGTCAACCTGGCCGCCGGCGGCGGCGAGCGCACCTCGGTGCACTTCGGCCATCCCTCCGGCACGCTCCGCGTCGGTGCCGAGGCGAAGCAGATCGACGGCCAGTGGAGTGCGACCAAGGCCATCATGAGCCGCTCGGCGCGCGTGCTGATGGAAGGCTGGGTGCGCGTTCCCGGAGATACCTTCTAG
- a CDS encoding MBL fold metallo-hydrolase encodes MRKPTIDPLFDPATFTMSYVVGDPETGVCAVIDPVLDYDPASGRTARRSADQLMDMVRARDYRVAWILETHAHADHLSGAQVIRERLGGRIAIGEHIRAVQARFGPLFDFGPDFATDGSQFDHLFADGDAFTIGGIEATVMHTPGHTPACVSYCIGDACFVGDTLFMPDYGTARADFPGGDARTLFRSIQRLHALPPETRLFMCHDYQPGGRAVRWETTVADSRADNRMVRDGVEEDLFVEHRNERDSTLRAPALILPSLQVNIAAGRLPEPEGNGIRYLRIPLDQLGSG; translated from the coding sequence ATGCGGAAGCCCACCATCGACCCTCTGTTCGATCCTGCCACCTTCACGATGAGCTATGTGGTGGGGGACCCGGAGACCGGCGTGTGCGCGGTCATCGATCCGGTTCTCGACTACGATCCGGCCAGCGGCCGCACCGCCCGTCGCAGCGCGGATCAATTGATGGACATGGTGCGGGCGCGCGACTACCGGGTGGCGTGGATCCTCGAGACGCACGCCCACGCCGATCACCTGTCCGGCGCGCAGGTGATCAGGGAGCGCCTCGGCGGCAGGATCGCCATCGGGGAGCACATCCGGGCGGTCCAGGCGCGTTTCGGGCCACTCTTCGATTTCGGTCCGGATTTCGCCACCGATGGCTCGCAGTTCGATCACCTCTTCGCCGACGGCGACGCCTTCACCATCGGCGGCATCGAGGCGACGGTGATGCATACGCCCGGCCATACGCCGGCCTGCGTCAGCTACTGCATCGGCGACGCATGCTTCGTGGGCGACACGCTCTTCATGCCGGATTACGGCACCGCGCGGGCCGATTTTCCCGGCGGGGATGCCCGCACGCTGTTCCGGTCCATCCAGCGGCTGCACGCGCTGCCCCCGGAGACGCGGCTGTTCATGTGTCACGACTACCAGCCGGGCGGCAGGGCCGTGCGCTGGGAGACGACCGTGGCGGACAGCCGCGCCGACAACCGGATGGTGCGCGACGGCGTGGAAGAGGATCTCTTCGTGGAGCATCGCAATGAGCGCGACAGCACGCTGCGGGCACCCGCGCTCATCCTGCCGTCGCTGCAGGTCAACATCGCGGCCGGCCGTCTGCCGGAGCCCGAGGGCAACGGCATCCGTTATCTGCGCATCCCGCTCGATCAGCTCGGCAGCGGCTGA